One stretch of Pradoshia sp. D12 DNA includes these proteins:
- a CDS encoding heavy metal translocating P-type ATPase has product METALNKSSLKNSPSQYNRWKEFTSKLTSNWELLAAGLSGILILCGWLLSTKDLNASSAFVYILAYVIGGYAKAKEGITQTIEERKLNVELLMILAAIGSAIIGYWTEGAILIFIFSLSGALETYTMNKSHKEISSLMDLQPEQALRIVDNTEEIVPVSSLQVGDLILIKPGERIPSDGEILFGETAVDEAAITGESIPVSKYIQDEVFAGTVNGHGTIKVKVTKPNSETLFQKIITLVQNAQSEKSPSQLFIERFEDTYVKVVLVVVGIMLFLPHFVLGWSWTETFYRAMVLLVVASPCALVASIMPATLSAISNGAKSGILFKGGIHLENLGNVKAIAFDKTGTLTQGKPVVTDILIRDDIDQKEFLLSVASIEQNSNHPLGQSIVKHVEQLYSQTMPRVESEEISGFGVQGHANGHYWKIGKKGFVGEEAAMSFKNGAALELMSEGKTLSYVKDEKGIAGIIALKDIIRKETADALEALKELDVYTCMLTGDNEHTAKVIAKESHLSGFVAGCLPEQKVEEVKKLREKYTTVAMVGDGINDAPALATASVGIAMGEGSDVALDTADIVLMKNDLPKIAEAIQLSKRMNRIIRQNVIFSISVIMILVVSNFFQALDLPFGVIGHEGSTILVILNSLRLLKSK; this is encoded by the coding sequence ATGGAAACAGCACTAAATAAATCAAGCTTGAAAAATTCACCTAGCCAATATAATAGATGGAAAGAATTCACCTCTAAACTTACGTCCAATTGGGAGCTCTTGGCTGCCGGTTTAAGCGGAATTCTGATTTTATGCGGCTGGCTATTATCAACAAAGGATTTGAATGCCTCATCTGCCTTCGTCTATATACTGGCATATGTAATTGGGGGTTATGCCAAGGCTAAAGAAGGCATCACTCAGACGATTGAAGAGAGAAAACTGAACGTAGAGCTTTTGATGATTCTGGCAGCGATTGGGTCAGCCATTATCGGATATTGGACTGAGGGAGCAATCCTGATTTTTATTTTCTCTTTGAGCGGTGCACTTGAAACGTATACGATGAATAAAAGTCACAAAGAAATTTCTTCATTAATGGATTTGCAGCCTGAACAGGCTTTGAGAATAGTCGATAACACTGAAGAAATAGTACCGGTTTCTTCCCTGCAAGTTGGAGATTTGATTTTAATTAAGCCTGGGGAACGCATCCCCTCAGATGGAGAAATCTTATTTGGAGAGACTGCTGTTGATGAAGCTGCAATTACCGGAGAATCGATTCCCGTCAGCAAATATATTCAAGACGAGGTATTTGCAGGGACGGTTAATGGACATGGAACCATAAAAGTTAAGGTTACAAAACCTAACAGTGAAACTTTATTCCAAAAAATTATCACACTTGTTCAAAATGCGCAAAGTGAAAAATCTCCTTCTCAATTATTTATTGAAAGATTTGAGGATACGTATGTAAAAGTTGTTCTTGTTGTCGTTGGAATTATGTTGTTTCTCCCACATTTTGTTCTGGGTTGGTCCTGGACAGAGACCTTCTACCGGGCAATGGTTTTGTTAGTGGTAGCTTCTCCATGTGCATTAGTTGCTTCTATCATGCCGGCTACTTTATCCGCGATTTCGAATGGCGCTAAAAGTGGGATTTTATTCAAAGGCGGTATCCATCTAGAAAACCTAGGCAATGTAAAGGCCATTGCTTTCGATAAAACAGGGACACTAACTCAGGGGAAACCCGTTGTGACGGATATTTTAATCCGCGATGACATCGATCAAAAAGAATTTTTATTAAGTGTAGCTTCCATTGAACAGAATTCGAATCATCCGCTGGGACAATCCATTGTTAAGCATGTTGAACAGCTTTATTCACAGACCATGCCGCGCGTAGAATCTGAAGAAATATCCGGATTTGGTGTTCAAGGACATGCAAATGGGCACTATTGGAAGATTGGGAAGAAGGGTTTTGTAGGCGAAGAAGCCGCCATGTCATTTAAAAATGGAGCGGCACTTGAATTAATGTCTGAAGGGAAAACATTGTCCTATGTAAAAGATGAGAAAGGTATTGCAGGAATAATTGCATTAAAAGATATCATTCGTAAAGAGACTGCCGATGCTCTCGAAGCATTGAAGGAACTGGATGTATATACATGCATGCTGACTGGAGATAACGAGCACACTGCCAAGGTAATCGCCAAAGAAAGCCATTTATCTGGGTTTGTTGCTGGATGTTTACCTGAACAAAAGGTAGAAGAAGTTAAAAAACTTAGAGAGAAATATACTACCGTTGCCATGGTTGGGGATGGCATTAATGATGCGCCTGCGTTAGCTACTGCTTCTGTCGGAATTGCCATGGGTGAAGGATCTGATGTGGCTCTTGATACAGCTGATATTGTTCTCATGAAAAACGACTTACCAAAAATAGCAGAAGCCATTCAATTATCCAAACGAATGAACCGAATCATTCGCCAAAATGTTATCTTTTCAATTTCCGTCATTATGATTTTAGTTGTATCAAACTTTTTTCAGGCTCTCGACCTACCATTCGGTGTAATCGGCCATGAAGGCAGCACCATATTAGTCATCCTAAACAGTCTCCGTTTATTAAAATCTAAATAG
- a CDS encoding YihY/virulence factor BrkB family protein — translation MEGRKKYVNKSVFKHLYDKIQGDEVTGLAAQLAYYFLLSIFPLLIFVITLLPFLQVSQADLMELLHTYAPAESANLLESSLKDVMANQNGGLLSFGILATMWSASNGTNAIIKALNHAYDVEETRSFIKTRGLALILTIGLILVVVVSLLLPVFGKYILNIVFDFLGYEPSFVYDLLRWVISIAVITFVFLILYWIGPNLKMKCRDVLPGAIFASVGWALSSWAFSVYVSTFGNYSSTYGSLGGLIVLMLWLYISGLVIIVGGEINAVLSRNKRHWTIK, via the coding sequence ATGGAAGGTAGGAAGAAGTATGTAAATAAAAGCGTATTTAAACATTTATACGATAAAATTCAAGGTGATGAAGTAACAGGCTTGGCAGCGCAATTAGCCTATTACTTCTTACTTTCAATTTTTCCGCTCTTAATATTTGTTATCACGTTATTGCCTTTTTTGCAGGTTTCCCAAGCGGATTTGATGGAGCTTTTGCATACGTATGCTCCTGCAGAATCGGCAAATTTATTAGAATCGAGTTTAAAGGATGTCATGGCTAACCAAAACGGCGGCTTGTTATCTTTTGGTATCTTGGCAACGATGTGGTCAGCATCCAACGGGACCAATGCCATTATAAAGGCTCTTAATCATGCATATGATGTTGAGGAAACCAGATCATTTATTAAAACAAGAGGATTAGCTTTGATTTTAACCATTGGATTAATCCTGGTTGTAGTGGTTTCTTTGCTATTGCCAGTGTTTGGGAAATATATTCTCAATATTGTATTTGATTTCCTAGGATACGAGCCTTCCTTTGTTTATGATTTACTGCGCTGGGTGATTTCTATTGCTGTCATTACCTTTGTATTTTTAATTTTGTATTGGATTGGGCCCAACCTTAAAATGAAATGTAGAGACGTTTTACCAGGGGCAATCTTCGCGAGTGTCGGATGGGCGCTATCATCGTGGGCATTTTCAGTTTACGTGAGTACATTTGGTAACTATTCTTCCACATATGGCAGTCTCGGAGGCTTGATTGTTTTAATGCTTTGGTTATATATATCAGGTCTTGTCATTATTGTAGGCGGAGAAATTAATGCAGTATTGTCCAGAAATAAGAGGCACTGGACGATTAAATAA
- a CDS encoding DUF1128 domain-containing protein, giving the protein MNEVADLSVKSTENIKIMINGIQEKLQMINSSAMRADSFNDSSYEDLLEIYEMVMSKDRFSPSEMQAIVEEIGKLRK; this is encoded by the coding sequence ATGAATGAAGTGGCAGATTTATCGGTTAAATCCACTGAGAATATTAAAATTATGATTAATGGCATCCAAGAAAAATTACAAATGATCAACAGTTCAGCTATGCGTGCAGACAGCTTTAATGATAGCTCCTATGAGGATTTACTGGAGATATATGAAATGGTCATGTCCAAGGACCGCTTCAGCCCTAGTGAAATGCAAGCAATTGTCGAAGAGATTGGCAAATTGAGAAAGTAA
- a CDS encoding alanine/glycine:cation symporter family protein produces MDFLNKFSKDLTVLLETISNFLWGPPLLILIVGTGIYLTFRIGFLQIKLLPYSLKLAFTKSQDKKSDGDISHFQALMTALAATVGTGNIVGVATAVVSGGPGAVFWMWVAAFFGMATKYGEAVLAVKYRIVNANGEMSGGPMYYLEKGLRMKWLGVAFAIFGAIAAFGIGNMVQANSVANTIHDTFSIPTWVTGIVLTIFAALVLVGGIKSIGKVTSYFVPVMAAFYLICGILILILNAELVPNAIKLIFTDAFTGQAVAGGAIGTVIRWGVARGVFSNEAGLGSAPIAAAAAKTDFPARQALVSMTQVFIDTIIICSITGISLVMADQYHSGLEGAELTSVSFDLLLGPVGSYIVSIGLIFFAASTIIGWAYYGEKCYSYLFGDRTVISYRIVFVLAVFIGCVSSLDLVWSFADIMNALMAIPNLIGLLGLSAVIIAETKIIIRIINSEKQNKHRKTFET; encoded by the coding sequence ATTGACTTTTTGAATAAGTTTTCAAAAGATTTGACTGTACTTTTAGAAACAATAAGTAATTTTCTTTGGGGGCCACCCCTCTTAATTTTAATTGTTGGTACAGGTATTTATTTAACATTTCGAATTGGATTTTTACAAATTAAATTATTGCCTTATTCATTAAAATTGGCCTTCACTAAAAGCCAGGATAAAAAATCGGACGGAGATATTTCCCATTTCCAGGCTTTAATGACTGCTCTTGCAGCAACAGTCGGAACTGGGAATATTGTTGGAGTGGCTACAGCAGTCGTCAGCGGTGGACCAGGGGCCGTCTTCTGGATGTGGGTTGCTGCCTTTTTTGGTATGGCGACGAAATACGGAGAAGCAGTACTTGCGGTTAAATACAGAATCGTAAATGCTAATGGTGAAATGTCAGGTGGACCTATGTATTATTTAGAAAAAGGGCTGAGAATGAAATGGCTTGGCGTCGCCTTTGCGATTTTCGGTGCGATTGCAGCTTTTGGAATCGGTAATATGGTCCAAGCTAATTCAGTAGCCAACACGATTCATGATACTTTCTCCATCCCAACCTGGGTAACCGGGATTGTCCTGACTATTTTTGCCGCTCTTGTGTTAGTCGGAGGCATTAAAAGCATCGGTAAAGTCACCTCCTATTTTGTACCGGTTATGGCCGCCTTTTATTTAATTTGTGGAATCTTAATTCTTATCTTAAATGCTGAACTCGTTCCAAATGCAATTAAACTGATTTTCACAGATGCCTTCACTGGACAGGCAGTAGCTGGCGGTGCAATCGGTACTGTAATCCGTTGGGGTGTGGCTAGAGGTGTCTTTTCGAATGAAGCTGGTTTAGGGTCAGCTCCGATTGCGGCAGCTGCGGCTAAAACGGATTTTCCTGCCCGACAAGCACTTGTATCAATGACGCAAGTATTTATTGATACAATCATTATTTGCTCAATAACAGGAATTTCACTTGTAATGGCAGACCAATATCATAGTGGATTAGAAGGAGCAGAACTGACATCCGTCTCCTTTGATTTATTATTAGGTCCTGTTGGTTCCTACATCGTTTCAATCGGGTTAATTTTCTTTGCTGCCTCCACAATTATTGGTTGGGCTTATTATGGTGAGAAATGCTATTCCTACTTATTTGGAGATAGGACCGTGATTAGCTATCGAATCGTTTTTGTTTTAGCTGTTTTTATTGGCTGCGTAAGCTCCCTTGATCTTGTTTGGAGCTTTGCTGATATTATGAATGCTTTAATGGCAATTCCTAACTTGATTGGCCTCCTCGGACTTTCAGCTGTGATTATAGCTGAAACAAAAATCATTATCAGAATTATTAATAGTGAAAAACAAAATAAGCACCGAAAGACATTTGAAACTTGA
- a CDS encoding DUF2164 domain-containing protein, which translates to MLINWKAEDKRWIIGQIQQYFQKERDEEIGELAAENILEFFTETLGPHFYNAGVKDAGKHAEAYAARLEEDLYALMRPIKK; encoded by the coding sequence TTGCTAATCAATTGGAAAGCAGAAGATAAAAGATGGATAATTGGTCAAATTCAACAATATTTTCAAAAAGAGCGTGATGAAGAGATTGGAGAACTGGCTGCTGAGAATATTTTGGAGTTTTTCACAGAAACGTTAGGACCTCATTTTTACAATGCTGGAGTGAAGGATGCAGGGAAACATGCTGAAGCATATGCTGCACGCTTGGAAGAAGACTTATACGCATTAATGCGACCAATAAAAAAATAG
- the motA gene encoding flagellar motor stator protein MotA, which yields MDKSSIIGIMLAIVSVGVGMVLKGVDIAVLVNPAAILIIFLGTAAAILVAFPVNELIKLPKLFGILFSEKAMVSTEELIHTFCDWAQTARKEGLLALEKISESVEDPFLRNGLNLAVEGQSADYIRDILSEEIDAMEERHAVGAQIFTQAGTYAPTLGVLGAVVGLIAALGNMSDTEVLGHAISAAFVATLMGIFTGYLLWHPFANKLKRKSKQEVRIKEMMVEGILSILEGEAPRTIEQKLSSYLPAVERKKWLEGEMRNNVQAKKEISA from the coding sequence ATGGACAAGTCTTCAATCATAGGGATTATGTTGGCCATCGTTTCAGTAGGTGTTGGAATGGTGCTAAAAGGTGTTGATATCGCAGTTCTCGTCAATCCAGCTGCTATATTAATCATTTTCTTAGGAACGGCTGCTGCTATATTAGTTGCTTTTCCAGTTAATGAATTGATTAAGCTTCCTAAGCTATTTGGCATCCTTTTTTCAGAAAAAGCAATGGTCTCAACGGAAGAATTAATTCATACATTTTGTGATTGGGCACAAACAGCTCGTAAAGAAGGTTTGCTGGCACTAGAAAAAATTTCAGAATCAGTTGAAGATCCGTTTTTAAGGAACGGCTTGAATTTGGCGGTTGAAGGACAAAGTGCAGATTATATTCGCGACATCCTATCAGAAGAAATAGATGCCATGGAGGAAAGGCATGCTGTTGGGGCTCAGATATTCACACAGGCTGGCACCTATGCTCCGACCCTCGGGGTACTAGGTGCAGTAGTAGGGTTAATTGCAGCCCTGGGTAATATGAGTGATACAGAGGTACTGGGCCATGCCATAAGTGCAGCATTTGTTGCTACATTGATGGGAATCTTTACGGGATATTTACTGTGGCACCCGTTTGCGAATAAATTAAAGAGAAAATCTAAACAGGAAGTACGTATTAAAGAGATGATGGTAGAAGGCATTCTATCTATATTAGAAGGTGAAGCACCAAGGACTATAGAGCAAAAACTATCTTCTTATTTACCTGCTGTGGAAAGGAAGAAGTGGTTGGAAGGTGAGATGAGAAACAATGTCCAGGCGAAAAAAGAAATCTCAGCATGA
- a CDS encoding MFS transporter: MNYQKIRFSALIILVAVSGFSQGMLLPLIAIIFEQDGVSSGLNGLNATGLYLGILLISPFMEIPLRKFGYKPLIFFGGLSVIIAFLLFPILDSFWFWFILRMIIGIGDHTLHFTTQTWITAFTPVNKRGRNISIYGLSFGIGFAVGPLLTNLIEVNRALPFIVASAISLIAWLTVFLLKNEFPDEDLETTNVFGTLHRFKKVAKYAWVAFLPPFGYGFLEASLNGNFPIYALRINMDVQQVSIILPAFAAGSIITQIPLGILSDSLGRKRVLQYVLFSGFSIFLTAALIEQTVTGLFICFFIAGMLVGSTFSLGISYMTDLLPTQLLPAGNIICGIVFSLGSISGPFFGGLAIQYLPNGNFLLVISVILLLIFIALSRFKRNPINDQIQTSV; the protein is encoded by the coding sequence ATGAACTATCAAAAAATTAGATTTTCTGCACTTATTATTCTAGTTGCTGTGTCAGGTTTCTCACAGGGAATGCTGTTACCCTTAATTGCCATTATTTTTGAACAGGATGGAGTAAGCTCCGGTCTAAACGGATTAAATGCTACAGGACTATATCTGGGAATACTATTAATCTCACCTTTCATGGAAATTCCTCTGCGAAAATTTGGTTATAAACCCCTGATTTTTTTCGGCGGACTGTCGGTGATTATTGCGTTTCTGTTATTTCCGATCCTAGATTCTTTCTGGTTTTGGTTCATTCTCCGTATGATTATCGGAATTGGAGATCATACCTTACATTTCACAACCCAAACCTGGATAACCGCTTTTACGCCAGTAAACAAGAGAGGCAGAAATATATCCATTTATGGCTTATCCTTCGGCATAGGTTTCGCAGTTGGGCCATTACTGACTAATTTAATTGAAGTTAATCGGGCATTACCCTTTATCGTTGCATCAGCAATCAGTCTTATTGCTTGGTTGACCGTCTTTTTATTAAAAAATGAATTTCCAGATGAAGATTTGGAAACAACCAATGTTTTCGGTACCTTACATCGTTTCAAAAAAGTTGCCAAGTATGCATGGGTTGCGTTCTTGCCTCCTTTTGGTTATGGATTTTTGGAAGCATCCCTAAATGGAAATTTCCCTATCTATGCTTTACGAATTAATATGGATGTTCAACAAGTCTCCATCATCTTGCCTGCTTTTGCAGCAGGCAGCATTATTACCCAGATCCCATTAGGAATTTTAAGTGATTCCTTAGGGAGGAAACGCGTTCTTCAATATGTTCTTTTTAGCGGTTTTTCCATCTTTTTAACAGCTGCCTTAATTGAACAAACCGTTACAGGTTTATTTATCTGTTTCTTTATTGCAGGTATGCTTGTCGGCTCCACCTTCTCTTTAGGAATCAGTTATATGACCGATCTATTGCCTACACAACTGCTTCCTGCCGGCAATATTATTTGTGGAATAGTCTTTAGCCTTGGAAGCATCTCTGGGCCATTTTTTGGCGGCTTGGCCATTCAATATCTGCCTAATGGGAATTTCCTTCTTGTAATCAGTGTTATCCTGTTACTGATTTTCATCGCTCTTAGCAGATTTAAAAGAAATCCAATTAATGACCAGATTCAAACCTCTGTGTAA
- a CDS encoding C40 family peptidase: MKKIIIALAIFLSSTLVPFGPFESKASAAISTSKANKVVSTGKKYVGTPYRYGGTTPKGFDCSGFVGYTYKKAAGKKLPRTSTSMYKQGKKIAKSKLKKGDLVFFNTSGKGVSHVAIYIGSNKVIHSVSKGVKIDSLSSSYWKKRYVGAKRI; the protein is encoded by the coding sequence ATGAAAAAAATAATTATTGCTCTTGCTATTTTTCTGTCATCCACGCTTGTGCCATTTGGACCATTTGAATCTAAAGCCTCAGCCGCTATTTCGACAAGTAAAGCTAACAAAGTTGTTTCAACCGGGAAAAAATATGTAGGAACGCCTTATCGATACGGCGGAACAACACCTAAAGGATTTGACTGTTCTGGTTTTGTGGGGTATACCTACAAAAAAGCGGCAGGAAAGAAACTTCCAAGGACCTCAACCAGTATGTATAAACAGGGGAAAAAGATCGCTAAATCTAAGTTAAAAAAAGGTGATTTAGTTTTCTTTAATACTTCTGGAAAAGGAGTTTCCCATGTAGCAATCTATATTGGCAGCAACAAAGTCATTCACTCTGTATCTAAAGGTGTAAAAATAGATTCATTAAGCTCTTCATATTGGAAGAAGCGTTATGTAGGTGCTAAAAGAATATAA
- a CDS encoding type 1 glutamine amidotransferase domain-containing protein, with protein MRKRIACVITDMFEDVEYTDPAKAYKEAGHEIVTIGFESGQNVEGKQGKETVEIQKGIDEVKANEFDALFIPGGFSPDILRGDDRFVSFAKEFMDAKKPVFAICHGPQLLITAKALEGRDSTGYKSIKVDLENAGATYHDEEVFVCGEQLVTSRQPDDIPAFNRESLALLSK; from the coding sequence ATGAGAAAAAGAATTGCATGTGTCATAACGGATATGTTTGAAGATGTAGAATATACAGACCCTGCTAAGGCTTATAAGGAAGCTGGTCATGAAATAGTAACCATCGGCTTTGAAAGTGGACAAAATGTTGAAGGTAAGCAAGGAAAAGAAACGGTGGAAATTCAAAAGGGCATTGATGAGGTAAAAGCGAATGAGTTTGATGCTTTATTTATTCCGGGTGGATTCTCTCCTGACATTTTAAGAGGAGACGATCGTTTTGTTTCTTTCGCCAAGGAATTCATGGATGCAAAGAAACCAGTATTCGCAATTTGCCATGGTCCGCAATTGTTGATTACTGCAAAAGCGCTGGAAGGAAGAGATTCAACAGGTTACAAATCAATTAAAGTTGATCTCGAGAATGCAGGTGCCACTTATCATGATGAAGAGGTATTTGTATGTGGAGAACAATTAGTAACAAGCAGGCAGCCTGATGATATCCCAGCTTTCAACAGGGAATCCCTTGCATTGCTGTCCAAATAA
- the pflA gene encoding pyruvate formate-lyase-activating protein, with translation MTTYGNIHSVETCGTVDGPGIRYIVFTQGCLLRCQYCHNADTWSIGTGKQMSPEEIVKDIELYKPFMDASGGGVTVSGGEPLLQIPFIIELFKLCKERGIHTTIDSSAGCFSRSPEFLEQFDELLEYTDLILLDIKHIDSKRHIKLTGKPNEHILDCARYLSDKGQPVWIRHVLVPTVNDQDEYLERMGQFLGTLNNIEKVEILPYHQLGVYKWETLGYKYPLAGIQSPSDEQVEHAYKMLTKYMKKPA, from the coding sequence ATGACAACATATGGAAATATACATTCCGTTGAAACATGCGGCACAGTAGATGGCCCGGGGATCCGCTACATTGTCTTTACGCAAGGTTGTTTGTTGCGCTGCCAATATTGCCATAATGCCGATACGTGGTCAATTGGAACAGGCAAGCAAATGAGTCCTGAAGAAATCGTTAAAGATATTGAATTATATAAACCATTCATGGATGCATCAGGCGGGGGAGTTACCGTCAGCGGCGGAGAACCGCTATTGCAAATTCCTTTTATTATAGAACTGTTTAAATTATGTAAGGAAAGAGGAATTCACACGACCATTGATTCCTCAGCTGGCTGTTTTTCGAGATCACCAGAATTTTTAGAGCAATTCGATGAACTGCTTGAATATACAGACTTAATCCTACTGGATATTAAACATATAGATAGTAAACGCCATATTAAGCTAACTGGTAAACCGAATGAACATATTTTGGATTGTGCCCGTTATCTTTCTGACAAAGGACAACCGGTTTGGATTAGACACGTACTAGTTCCAACGGTTAATGACCAGGATGAATACTTGGAAAGAATGGGTCAATTCTTAGGTACACTTAATAATATTGAAAAGGTAGAAATCTTACCATATCATCAATTAGGTGTTTATAAATGGGAAACACTTGGCTACAAATATCCACTGGCGGGAATCCAATCTCCTAGTGATGAACAAGTAGAGCATGCCTACAAAATGCTAACCAAGTATATGAAAAAGCCAGCTTGA
- the motB gene encoding flagellar motor protein MotB has protein sequence MSRRKKKSQHEEHMSESWLLPYSDLLTLLLALFIVLFAMSSVDAQKFSELSRAFNKALDGGTGVFEHPSPMPEGMMTETDPEKFDGKEEEGTEEASPELEELKVVQEKIDTYINDSHLKTNLETSLTEEGLLLTIRDNVLFDSGIAMVRERDEIIAKEISELLVMEPPRNIIISGHTDNVPIRNAEFESNWELSVMRAVNFMKLLQDNKKLKPEWFSAKGFGEFKPVSPNTTDSGREKNRRVEILIMPRKTLIGE, from the coding sequence ATGTCCAGGCGAAAAAAGAAATCTCAGCATGAGGAGCATATGTCCGAGTCCTGGCTGCTCCCATATAGTGACTTATTAACCCTATTATTAGCGTTATTTATTGTCTTATTTGCTATGAGTTCTGTAGATGCCCAAAAGTTCTCTGAACTATCACGAGCCTTTAATAAAGCATTAGATGGAGGAACAGGTGTTTTTGAGCATCCGAGCCCAATGCCTGAAGGGATGATGACAGAAACAGACCCAGAGAAATTTGATGGGAAAGAGGAAGAAGGAACAGAGGAAGCCAGTCCTGAATTGGAAGAATTAAAGGTAGTCCAGGAAAAAATAGATACTTATATTAATGACAGTCATTTAAAAACCAATTTAGAGACATCTCTGACAGAGGAAGGGTTGCTGTTAACCATTCGTGATAATGTATTGTTTGACTCGGGGATCGCAATGGTCAGAGAGAGAGATGAAATAATTGCTAAGGAAATATCTGAACTGCTTGTAATGGAACCACCCAGAAATATTATCATTAGCGGACATACGGATAATGTTCCGATTCGTAATGCAGAATTTGAGTCAAATTGGGAATTAAGCGTTATGAGAGCTGTTAACTTTATGAAGCTTCTTCAAGATAATAAAAAATTAAAACCGGAATGGTTTAGTGCAAAAGGCTTTGGAGAATTTAAACCAGTATCGCCTAATACCACTGACAGTGGGCGGGAGAAAAATAGACGCGTAGAAATCCTCATCATGCCCCGTAAAACATTAATTGGTGAGTAG
- a CDS encoding YtxH domain-containing protein gives MSRSSQKSNKLWLGILGGAAAGFAISLLDKNTRKTVMTGGQKMITNVKSMAKDPNSIVENVKEMSGKIRTNIDQIGQDVSFISEKVDEMKEMPPQVAGVIKETKEVLVDKKSSDGSASTTENSNTSSVSDDISTTSTRK, from the coding sequence ATGAGTAGAAGCAGTCAAAAGAGCAATAAGCTATGGTTAGGAATTTTAGGTGGAGCAGCAGCAGGTTTTGCAATCAGCCTATTGGATAAGAACACTCGCAAAACAGTAATGACAGGCGGCCAAAAAATGATAACGAATGTTAAATCGATGGCTAAAGATCCGAATTCTATAGTGGAAAATGTGAAGGAGATGTCTGGTAAAATTCGTACAAACATAGATCAAATTGGTCAGGATGTATCTTTTATATCTGAAAAGGTAGATGAAATGAAAGAAATGCCACCGCAAGTAGCAGGGGTTATTAAGGAAACAAAAGAAGTACTGGTAGACAAAAAATCTTCTGATGGTTCGGCTTCTACGACAGAGAACAGTAATACTTCCTCTGTATCTGATGATATAAGTACCACTTCTACGCGCAAATAA